cctcatgagtagctgggaactacaggcgcccgccaccatgcctggccaatttttgtatttttgtagagacaggagtttcaccatgttggccaggctggtctcgaactcctgacctcaggtgatccacccgccccggcctcccaaagtgtggggattataggtgggagccatagcacccagccattttttaaaatgcctttctgtcaataaatatatgtaattgcacatttacatttaaatatttatgtaaaatgtataatttgGTGAGGTCTGACATGAATGAACTATGACCAGTCAAGACATGGAAGATACCACAGCTCTGCGGGGCTCTGCAACCAGGCCTcctcacccccactcccaccccaccccatccctggcACCCGTGCATCTGCGGGCTGCACTCAGGTGAGGTGGCGTTTCCTGGAGTTTTACGTATGTGGAATCACAGTGTGTGCTTTCTGTCTAACCGCTTGAATTCATTCACCACGGAGGCTGGGAGACTCCTCCAGAGCGTCCGCAGTTCCTTTTATCGCTGAGTGGTTTTCCCTGTGTGTCTCCAGTACAGTCATTTATCCCTTCAGCTGTTGGGTAAATTTACCAAAAGATACTGTTTGttggcttatttttaaatattctaatgtTTATTTTAGCCTCGGGCAGGTGTGCAGgctttgttgatttatttttaaatatgctaaTGTTTATTTTAGCCTCAGGTCTGTGTGCAGGCTTggtatataggtaaactcgtgacTTGGGTTTGTCGTACAGATCATTTCAGCACCGGGTACCAAGCGTGGGTACCTGACAGTTTTGTTAAAATGGTTTTCTgagcctcttcctcttccctcaggccggccccagtgtgtgttgttggcccctttctgtccctgtgttctcatcattcagcttccACTTGGAAGTGGGGACGTGTAGTGCCCGGGATTCTGTTCCCGCGTTAGTTTGCGAAGGATAACGGCCTCCGGCTCCATCCAAgttcctgcaaagggcatgatctcgttcctttttatggctgcatagtattccgcgttgtatatggaccacattctctttatccatctGCCGCTGACAGACCCCAGCTTGATTCCACGTCAGTGCTGTTGTGAGTGGTGCTGCAGTGGGCATTTGAGTGCGTGCGTCTTTATGGTAGAACCATTTAGAGTCCTCTGGGTATAacccagtagtggggttgctgggtcgaatggtagttctgtttttagttcttttaagAATTGCCAGACTGCTTTCCAGGATGGTtcaactaatttgcactcccaccagcaggtACAAGCTTTCCCAAGAGATGCTGTTTTAACTCACAGCCACAGCAGTTTAAggtgaaggagagggaaggaattGGGAACCCAGCAGGTTGGTGTCCCTGGATGTGTGCCCCGCAGAAGTCGGGCAGCAGTTTCTGGTTCGCGTGGTTACGCTAGAGAGCAGCTGACCTTGCCCCGGGGATGGCGCTGGTTGTGGTCATCACCTGATTTCTCCAGACTTCTCCCTGCTGGGACGAAGAGTCAGCTCCCAGGCCAATGGGATTATCAGGGCACTTCGGAGCCACCATCCAGGCCTTGAGGAGCCTCAGCCTTGGCTGTAGTACTTGTAGATTTGCATTTAGAAACTTGATGTGGCTGAGACCGCAGCCCAGAAGGCTGTGACCTGCAGCAGCCGCCCACCTGTCTGCCTGCACGGTCGTGGGTCTGGCTCCTCCTGCCACGTGGTTCCTCCTGCAATGTGTTTGCGTGATTTTTTTTATTGCGGCCTCTGATCTCCTTTTGTGTTTTCAGTCATCTAAAGAgatgtttaaaaggaaaatggTCTAGTGTGTGCTGTGCACACCGTAGCCCAGGGCCTAAGAGGAGCGTCTTGTGAAGGAGCTGTAGTTGCCGGCTCAGGTCCCTTCTCGGAGTGACTGCTGGCAGAGCAGAGCAGGCCTCAGCCGCCCCTACAGGAGCGTCCAGCCAGCCCTGCATCGGGGCGTGAGTGCGCTTTAGCTCGCGGCGGTCGGCAGAGGGGTCCTTGTGAAATCTCCTCTGGCTCCCTGTCCCGAGGCACCTATGTGTGTCTTGAGTATTTCCTCTTCATCCTTCATGTGTCCCTGACAGCTGAATGCGCAAGCCAGCTTCCTTCTGCCAAGAGAGAAGGGCAGGATTCGCCCCATGAGCTCGGTCTTTCTTCATTTGACATCAACAGTCTCGACCACTACTTCTAATGCTTGCGTTTCTGTGTtctgctttttaatgtttttgtaagAGGAGCAAAATCAGCTAGATTGTTTGCCCAGACCCTTTGCTCTGTGGATACAGATGTTTTGGCCGGCAGAGAGCACCAGCGCTCGCTGGCTCTCAGCGCCTGTCAGCAGGCAGAAGCCGTTTCCCTATCTGGAAGGCACGTCTGGGTGTCCTCACAGCACGGCCAATAGTGTGCAGCGTGCAGAGCCGGGCCGGGAGAAGGCCCGGCCATGCCCAGCTGCCCCCCACTCTCCCCAGCCTCGGGCCTGAGAGGGTACCTGTCCTGGCTTAGTCACCTGGAAACCAAAATCCTTCGCAGCTCCCAGAATTCTCCAGTACAGGAGGAGAAGCCGTCCACGTTCGGAGCCGCCTTAGATGGTTTGCCCGTCGCTGGCATTCCTGGACCTGGAAACGGGTGCCCCCAGCCAGGCCGGGGACCACTGTATGCCCAGAATTCTCCTCCCATCCTTTTTCCCCTTGCCCGGCTCACAGCTGCCCCGGGAAGAAGGGAGCCAGCCGCAAGGCGCAGTCCAAGCCAGGCCAGGGGCCGTGACCATTGGCAGTGCCCCCCAGAACAGGCTCCTCGTGCAGGAATATGGGTCACTGCCTTCCAGGGagtccttcttttcttctggtaTCTAAGTGGCCACCTCTTGCTTTACCTCAGACAGAAGCATCCAGAACGCTGTGGTATCGGCATAAGCAGAAGCTGGTGTGGTGCTTGCTCAGAGTCGGTGCATGCAGTTCTGCCCATGGCTCCACTGTCAGCAGCATGAGGCCGGGTGTGTCTGGGAGCTTGTTTTTCCAGAGTGCCCTGTGCCAGACGGCTCCCGGCCTCCTCTGAGTCAGTCACGGCCCTGCAGGACTGGAAGTAGGATGGCCGGTCACAGAGTCAGTGGTCCTGTCGAGGCTCCTGCTGTGGTGTTGGGGTGGGTCTCCCTCCAGAACCTTTACTGTGCAGGGAGCGCAGCAAAACCCGAGGCCTGCCAATGGCCTGCAGGCTGACGGGGGGCGGGGGCACTTTCTCTCTTGGGTGCAGGCTTTTCCCTCCTGGTGCCCTGCCTCTGTGCAACCCGATGGGGTCTCCTGTGGGGGGAGGGCCTGTGTGCCAGGCTAATGAGATGCCCGGATGTGGCGGGGCTGTCTGTGTTTGGGGTCCCTGGCTGTGGTGCCTTCTGAAGAGGAACCCTTTTCTGTGGTTAACTGAGCAGCCAGCCGTTTGCGTTCTTGGCTGGCCTTCCCGTCCTGGCAACATCAAGGTCATTCCGGTCCTCAGCGGCATTGCTGTGTCTCTTTATCACCTCCACtgcaattgttttttgtttgtttgttttggagggATGGCGCCTCACTCTCATCCGtcaaggcaggagtgcagtggtgcagtcatggcttactgcagccttgaccacccgggctcaagcagtcctcccacctcagcctcccgagtagctgggaccacaggtgcacgccaccatgcccagctaatttttgtgttttttgtagagacaaggtctcactatgttgcccaggccagtctcaaactcatgagctcaagcgatcctctcacctcagcctcccaaagggctgagattacaggtgtgggccccCGAATCCGGTCTGCACTGCTGTTTACTTAGTATTTTTCTTTaactagatttatttttaaacaaggtTTTGTCCAAGGACATTTGGCTCGCAGGCACAGAGGTGATTAACTGGTTATGTATCTTTTGATAGTAAGGCGGTGATAATTAGGAAAAATGTGTAGCCAATGAAATAACATGTTCTGGGCCCCACCACTGGACCTGGGAGGTGCAGCGCGTCCCAGCAGAGGCCGCCTCCTGCCCTCCACGCCTGCTGTTCTCGCAGGCAGGGGCTCTGCTGCTTACAGCAGCGCGGCCACCTCGGCTTCTCTCCACATCGTCTGTCGCGCGCTGGTCCCCACCACACCTCTCGCCACCCCGTGCCTCTGTCTCTGTGCAGCCTGAGGAGCTCCAGCTTTCCCTGCCAACGGTGCTCTGGGAGTGGGGACGTGATGCAGGGCGAGCATGATGCAACGGGGCACCCCAGACCCTTCCCTCCCGTGGGGGGGAGGGTTGCGGCGGGCAGAGGGCAGGGACACTGGCCCCGTGGGGGAAGAAGGTGCTGTCACAGCCGTTACTGTCCCCCGTGGGACCCCAGCCTGGAGCCCCCCATCCTTTGGCTCCTGCCTGTGGCCGCCCAGCTCTCAGGTGGCCACACGCACATCCCCTGCTCCTTCCCTGCGCACCTGCCCTGCCCAGCGGCCTTACTGGTCCCAGCTGCTGAAACCGGTGAGCTGCTCCAGGGTGAGGCTGCTTTCTGGCTCCTGGTGTATTTGGACACAGATAGGCCCTTAGTGTCCAGAGGCGCCCCACGCAGCCCTCATGGTCAGCAGGACATCCAGGATAGACCCCCTCCATGCAGTACCTGGGCCTTGGGAGTGGCTGCCCTGTTCTTGGCAAAAAGTGTCTGTGCGTATGGGGAGCACCCGCTTTTAGGATGCCACCTGTTCCTGGGCGCCTTGTTTTTAGCTTCTGACCTGAAGATGAGCGGGGGAGCGCAGTGGCGAGGGCGCGGCTCACGGTCTCCTCTCTGTGGCAGGTACATGTCCCAGAGCAAGCACGCGGAGGCCCGGGAGCTCATGTACTCGGGAGCCCTGCTCTTCTTCAGCCATGGCCAGGTAAGCCGTCTTGCTTCCTCCTGCATCCCTTCCTGCTCTGGGCAGGCAAGTTGAGGTGGGAATGACACGGGAGAGGCCTGATGGGCAACCTTGCGCTGCCCTGGGCCTTGGCCACTGGGGCTGCGGGTGGCAGAGGGGCCCAGAGTCCCCGGCTCGGCTGCTCCACTCTGAAGGCTAGGGCTCTGCGCTGCGTTTGTGCACGATGGGGCTGAGAGGGCGTTGTGTTGGTATAAACGGTCCTGTCCGTTTTCATTTGATTCTCGGCCAGGAGATCTCTGTTTTTCGGTGGCATTGCCAAGGGACGTGGTGCTCAGAATAGACTCCTCAGCACTGGCCGCGCTCTGGTTTCTGCTGGAAACCCAGCCTTGTCTTTTCTGTCCTGAACAGGTCAGggttttgttcttgatttttgtgtgttgcttTCTTTTGTAGCAAAACAGTGCAGCAGACTTGTCCATGCTGGTCCTGGAGTCCCTGGAGAAGGCGGAAGTGGAGGTGGCTGACGAGCTGCTGGGTGAGCATCCGGCCCTTCACCCCAGGACCCTGTGACAGCGGCCCCAGTACGCCCCTCCCCGGGCCTCTGCACTGTGTTTTGTGTGTGCGTTTAGAGGTCTTGTGTGCTCTGGGGTTAACTCTGCTGCAGAGGCAATTCCCACCTGGTCCCAGTGAGCCGGGCCCCCTGGCTGACCCTGGCCGAGCACACTGCAGGCTAAGCAGGACCTGCTGTGACTCATAGGCAGGGCATGATTGGGGCCCTGTGCTCTCCACTGCTCCAATGCACAGTGGCCTCCTCGCCAGCCGGCAAGGTGGGGCACCGCTTTGGCTTGTCGGCCTGTCCTTTCGGGTGACGTGCGGTTGGCAGAGCCCTTCTGTGAGCCGCCCGGCTACGAGTCCCACTCCTAGTCCCTGCTGTTCTGGGAGATGCCCCCGGGCGAGAGCCAGGTACCCAGAGCGGCCACAGCTGTTCCTGGACTCCAGCTCCCCACGGcaccttccccagcccccacctcagCCAGGGCATCCGTCCTTCCTCGCTGTGCTCTGGGGCACGTGGCGCTGGCACTGCGGTGGGCAGCTCAGTGGGGTGGTCCACAGCTTACTCAGAGATGCCCAGCAGCTTCCTCTTCCTGTTAAGTAGTTGCGGATGGAAATCCACTTCTGTGAGGCATGTGGGACAGAGAGCCGGAGTTGCCGTGCGTTCCTCTGATGAGGGTCTGTGCTGTTTGCAGAAAATCTGGCTAAAGTGTTCAGCCTGATGGACCCCAACTCTCCTGAGCGCGTGGCCTTTGTGTCCAGAGCCCTGAAGTGGTCCAGTGGGGGCTCTGGGAAGCTAGGCCACCCCCGGCTGCACCAGCTGCTGGCCCTCACCCTGTGGAAAGGTAGGCCTGGGGCCAGGGCAGGCGTGGGCACCTCTCTGCTCTCACGGTATTGATTTGCACTGTGCGTTCCAATATATCAGGGTCGCCCACCAGggcagggatggggtttcaccctgtggTCACGTGGGCCAGTCCATGGAGGCCCATGCGCCATGCTAAGCCCGGGAtcagagccactgcacccaagctGCGAGAAGGGGGGCAGGCGGCCGCCTCTCCAGGCCTTCCCATGGGACGTTCTGACCCTCAGAGGCAGCCGTGCCCTCACGGGGCCTATGCGTGCTGCTGCTCCTTTCTGGAACGTTCTTTCCAGCATTGGGATGGTGCCATgccctgtttttctcctttacgCTGACCTCATCTTCTGATGAAGCCTTTGTGGGGATTAATCACCCTGTGGTGGGGTCTGGTTGTCTACATGGTGTGGTTGGTGTTTTTAGTTCCACGCAGCTCTGAGGCGAGAGTGGTGCTGGGTAAATGTTCATTGAGTGACTTGAACGAGGTGCTAATGGGGGTTTAGAAGCGTCCTCCCCAGGGCATTCCCTGGGATGGCAAGCGCCCCAGCGCCGTGAGATGGTTTCCTTCCTGCCGTCAGGGAGGCCTGCTCGGGTCTGCATGTGCTTGGGCTTGGCGGGTGGGGAGGCGGCACGCAGGGTAGCCCCCGCACTGGAAGCTCTAGGAACTTGGATCTAGGCTGAAAGCCTTTGCTCTAGAGTTCAGGGCTGCTGAGCTTGGAACAGCTCCTCCTAGACACAGCGCGGCGCGGTGGCAGCTGCATGAGGGCCCACGTACCCTGCACACGTCAGCAGCCCTTCCGACCTTGTCCCTGGTCATGTGAAATGCACACCCATCCGACCTCCGACCTTGTTCCTGGTCAGGCAGGTTCTGCCTGGGCTGTGACGGGAGGCTCGGTGCCCTCAGGCACCCGGCAGGCGTTCCCGACCTTCTCCCTGAGCGACAGGGATGGGAAGTAGAGTTAGGAGGCTCTCCTTGGAGGAGCTTGGCGGAACCCGGCCCTGGCTGTGTGCCGAGTGGCGGGGCACCCACAGGGAGATGAGCTGGTGCCtatctcttgcctcagtctccctgtgGTCGCCTCCTTCCTCAGAAGGGACTGGCCCAGGGCTGGTGCCTCCTTGGCCCCTGGAGCAtacctgctgctgctgccttcCCTGGCCTCTGGCGACAGCAGGCCTCCTGTACTCCACCCGTCCCCAAGCCAGCATGGCTCCACACAGAACACGGCCGCAGACAACCATCCTCTGTTCTGCATAGCGAACCGCCGCTCTGTGTGGGCCCCACTGCCAGGTTAGGGAGGCAGgagctgcccccaccccctgcccggGAGCTGTTGCCTATCCTTCGGATGAATCAGGAACAAGTGCGTCAACACTGGGTGGCCGCCCTCGCCACTCCTGTGCACAGGCCCTGTGGGGAGAGCCAGGCAGTGGGTGGCGTGGGACAGGTGACATCCATGCGCAGTGCCCAGGAGACCTGCATGGCAGCTCCTAAGATAGGTACAAGCGATCATAAGGAGGGACGTAATCTCCCCACCCACCACAGGATCAGGTTGAGGCCGTCCAGGGAGCGCGTGGGAGGGCTGTGCTCGGCGCGTCTGCAGAGATCCCCTGAAGAGGGGCCCTGGCTGCCTCCCACTGGGGTGGGTGCGGGCCCAGGTCCCTGACACCATGACGGTGCTGTGGGACTTTGATGGACCTCACCTGGGGAGCCCAGGCCTGCTCCACGCCAAGGTGGCCATGCACGGTCTCTGCAGTCCTGAGCACAGGCTCCATACAGGACCTGAGGCCTGGGCTCCATGACACTTGGGCTATATGCTTCCTTGGTGCTTCCTTCCTGGGGATGAAATCACACCCATAGGTAAAGGTTTGGGAGTGGAGGGAGACAACAGGAGACAAAGCAAGGTGACGAGGACTCTGGCAGCCACAAAGGCAGCAGGAGGGCCCTGGAGGCTCCTGTTGGGCAACACAGTCAGGAAAGGGCCCACTAGGTGGGAGAGGCGGGTGCCTGGTGAGTGCTGAGATCTGCACCACGAGAAGGCTGGGCTCCCACGGCATGCATGGGGCCTGGGAGTGGAGGGAGCGTGAGCGGGTGTTAGGACGGGCCTGGGAGTGGAGGGAGCGCGAGCGGGTGTTAGGATGGGGCTTGGGAGTGGAGGGAGCGCGAGCGGGTGTTAGGACGGGCCTGGGAGTGGAGTGTGTTTATGAGATGTTGAGGGTTGGTCGTTGGGTCAGTGCGGTGAGAACATCAGGCTGGTTTCTGCTGTTGATCTACATCCGAGGTGCATTGGCCTGGGCCCTGATTACATTGCTTCCCTGTAAGTTGCTTCTGGTAGGTGAGAAGGGTCATATGGTAACACTAATTGGTCATAACAACGCACGTTAATGTGGTTGGATTAAGCAGCTCCGAGAGCTTGGAGAATAAACGTGTTGCATAGCTGAGTGACTTTTCCCTGTTGATCTGTTTATTTGGTGCTGCGTGTGAGGCCTGGGCTGGCTCTGAGTCCCTATCAGGTACCTCTGCCTGTGGGCTCTGGCTGGGCTCTCCTCCAGGGCGGGCAGGCGGGCTAGAATTAACATGGAGTATCTTTCCACCTTTCCTGTTCTGTGTTATATTCatgaaatgtatttaaatttttctgtgtttccttTGCAGAACAAAACTATTGTGAGTCGCGATATCATTTTCTGCACTCAGCGGACGGGGAGGGCTGTGCCAACATGCTGGTGGAGTATTCCACGTCCCGCGGCTTCCGCAGCGAGGTGGACATGTTCGTGGCCCAGGCCGTGCTACAGTAGGTGGCTGTGGCTCTTTGGGTCTCGGCTTCCATTGCTGCCTTGGCCGGGCGGCCTTAGAGCAGGTCCCCTTGTCCCCTGTCTGAGCCGAGCTGCAGGATAAACTGAGTTCACTCTGGGCAGAGCCCACAGTGCACTTGTCAGCCTGACCCATGATTTTTCATAAGTTTAACCAATTTTAAGAAGTATTTTAGAAACTCCCCCTTTCCCGACGGGCACTGGAGTGCCCTACACGCACCCCTCTTGCCTCTCGCCCACTGCCGGGAGGCCCCGCGGTCTCTGCTGTACTGAGGCCTGCCTCGGCCAGTTCTTTCCCGCAGTATCTGGAAATGCGGAGAATTGTGAGCATCTACCTCGCGGGCCCCTCCCGCCAGCTCGCTGGGGCGTCCTGCGGGCTGGGCTCCGGGCGCTGCCTGCTGCAGGTGCCTTCGCTTCCTTTCTCACGAAAGCCTGACTTGTGCCGTCAGCTTCTTCCCACAGAGCAAACACGGACTTCAAGGCGGGCGTTGGGGATTTGATGTAGGATTTGGGGACAGACACCCTCTGACCTCAGCGCTGCCCACCGTGGAGCTCTGCCAGGAGCTGGCGTCCGTGACTTAAGTGAAAAGCTGGGTCAAACCCGGAGCTCCCTGGCTCTGCGCCACGCTGTGTACATGTTTTCTCTGGGATGATGGTGGCCCCACCCGTGGGGCGCTGAGCCCTCCCCTTGGGTCCTCCTCGAACAGAAGCCAGGGTCTGTGCGGCACCCGCCAGCTGCTGGGCCGTGGCCGGGTGTTCTGGTGTGGGCCGGCACCTGACGGGTGCAGGCAGCCTCGGGAGAGGAGAGCTTGCTCGGTGCGTCACGTAGTCGGGGCTCAGGCTGGGGCCCGGCTCCGGAGCCTGGTCACCTTCCCAAGCTTCATTCTCGTCACCTGTGAATCGCAGGCTTCCCTGGTGTGCCCTGCACGTGAGAGGAGACACGCGTGAAGCACCGGGTCCCTCCGTGGCCTGGGGCCGCGGGAACCGTGGGCGCACGAGCTTGGGAAGGATGTGTCGGAGGTTGGCGCCTGTGCGGGCAGAAGCTGTGTCCTCCAGCCCTTCTGCCACCAGCATGTTCTCATTTCCAGGTttctctgtttaaaaaacaaaagtagcgCATCGGTGGTCTTCACGACGTACACCCAGAAGCACCCGTCCATCGAGGACGGGCCTCCATTTGTGGAGCCGCTGCTCAACTTCATCTGGTTCCTGCTGCTGGCTGTGGACGGGTGCGTCTTGGTATCCTGCGGGGGGAGGGGGCTGTGAATGTGGTGGTGTGGATAGCTCTGTGGGTGTATGTGCAAGTGTAGCTGTGGGGTGTGTAGCCGTGTTGGGTATATGTATGGGGTATGAGTGCTGGGTGTAGACGCGGCACCGGTGTGTGTGCGGGTCTGTTGGGTGTAGACATGGTAGTGCGGGTAGCTGTGTGGGTGTATGTGCAAGTGTAGACATGGCATGGGGGTGTGTAGGTGTTGGGCCTCTGTGTGGTGGTATAGGGGTGTGGGGTGGTGTGGGTGCAGACATATGGGGGGTTTGTGCGGGTGTTGGGTGTCCatgtggtgtgggtgtgtgtagaTGTGGCGTGTGCAGGTGTGTTATGTGTAGACATGTATGCAAGTGTGAGTGCAGGTGTAGACGGATTGTGTGCAGGTATTGGGTGTCTGGTGTGGGTAGTTGGGGTGCGTGcaggtatgtgtgtggtgtgtagacGTGTGGGTAGCTGTGGgggtgtgcaggtgtgtgtaGTGGGTATAGACGTGGCATGGGTtgctgtgtgtgtgcaggtgttgGGTGTTTGCAGGTGAGTGTTGGGTGTAGGCGCGGTGGTGTGTGCAGGTGAGGGTTGGGTGCAGGCGCGGTGGCGTGTGCAGGTGAGTGTTGGGTGCAGGCGCGGTGGTGTGTGCAGGTGAGTGTTGGACGCAGGCGCGGTGGTGTGTGCAGGTGAGTGTTGGGTGCAGGCGCGGTGGTGTGTGCAGGTGAGTGTTGGACGCAGGCGCGGTGGTGTGTGCAGGTGAGTGTTGGACGCAGGCGCGGTGGTGTGTGCAGGTGAGTGTTGGGTG
This window of the Pongo abelii isolate AG06213 chromosome 6, NHGRI_mPonAbe1-v2.0_pri, whole genome shotgun sequence genome carries:
- the GET4 gene encoding Golgi to ER traffic protein 4 homolog isoform X3 gives rise to the protein MSQSKHAEARELMYSGALLFFSHGQQNSAADLSMLVLESLEKAEVEVADELLENLAKVFSLMDPNSPERVAFVSRALKWSSGGSGKLGHPRLHQLLALTLWKEQNYCESRYHFLHSADGEGCANMLVEYSTSRGFRSEVDMFVAQAVLQFLCLKNKSSASVVFTTYTQKHPSIEDGPPFVEPLLNFIWFLLLAVDGGKLTVFTVLCEQYQPSLRRDPMYNEYLDRIGQLFFGIPPKQTSSYGGLLGNLLSSLMGSSEQEEGEESPSDGSPIELD
- the GET4 gene encoding Golgi to ER traffic protein 4 homolog isoform X2, whose translation is MAAAAAAAMAEQESARNGGRNRGGVQRVEGKLRASVEKGDYYEAHQMYRTLFFRYMSQSKHAEARELMYSGALLFFSHGQQNSAADLSMLVLESLEKAEVEVADELLENLAKVFSLMDPNSPERVAFVSRALKWSSGGSGKLGHPRLHQLLALTLWKEQNYCESRYHFLHSADGEGCANMLVEYSTSRGFRSEVDMFVAQAVLQFLCLKNKSSASVVFTTYTQKHPSIEDGPPFVEPLLNFIWFLLLAVDGGKLTVFTVLCEQYQPSLRRDPMYNEYLDRIGQLFFGIPPKQTSSYGGLLGNLLSSLMGSSEQEEGEESPSDGSPIELD
- the GET4 gene encoding Golgi to ER traffic protein 4 homolog isoform X1, which codes for MQFCPWLHCQQHEAGCVWELVFPECPVPDGSRPPLSQSRPCRTGSRMAGHRVSGPVEAPAVVLGYMSQSKHAEARELMYSGALLFFSHGQQNSAADLSMLVLESLEKAEVEVADELLENLAKVFSLMDPNSPERVAFVSRALKWSSGGSGKLGHPRLHQLLALTLWKEQNYCESRYHFLHSADGEGCANMLVEYSTSRGFRSEVDMFVAQAVLQFLCLKNKSSASVVFTTYTQKHPSIEDGPPFVEPLLNFIWFLLLAVDGGKLTVFTVLCEQYQPSLRRDPMYNEYLDRIGQLFFGIPPKQTSSYGGLLGNLLSSLMGSSEQEEGEESPSDGSPIELD